A DNA window from Impatiens glandulifera chromosome 7, dImpGla2.1, whole genome shotgun sequence contains the following coding sequences:
- the LOC124945890 gene encoding NAC domain-containing protein 82-like, with product MVKKTSRFPGMRFYPTDVELIKFYLKRKIMGKRLPEVIAEVNIYKFSPWDLPDKALLKTGDLEWLFFCPKEMKYGTGIRFNRAVEGGYWKSTGRDRPVRQDEAAVGMIKTLVFHIGQAPKGDRTNWVIHEYRIVDPLLAEAGFIQDAYVLCKLFQKSGSGPKNGEQHGAPFKEEEWDSDDEGDDPLLAYYKISEKVLPEVQRGECSGYATTEVPLPEPAVQTFVEDDSLTVMMGNFTAEMPGGNETSGGVVLEGPVLEDGNDIFSGLADLGDWRGFDEVSPSPLTVAYDHGLCLGLDDLKYPLEDSSAPSH from the exons ATGGTGAAGAAGACGTCCCGTTTTCCTGGAATGAGATTCTATCCCACTGATGTTGAACTTATTAAGTTCTATCTGAAAAGAAAGATTATGGGGAAACGCCTTCCTGAAGTTATAGCTGAAGTTAATATTTACAAGTTTTCTCCATGGGATCTTCCAG ATAAAGCTCTTTTAAAAACTGGGGATCTTGAATGGCTTTTCTTCTGCCCTAAAGAGATGAAATATGGTACTGGAATTAGGTTTAATCGTGCTGTAGAAGGTGGATACTGGAAATCCACTGGAAGGGATAGGCCTGTTAGGCAAGATGAAGCCGCTGTGGGGATGATAAAGACTCTGGTTTTTCATATAGGACAAGCCCCAAAAGGTGATAGAACTAACTGGGTCATCCACGAATATAGGATTGTAGACCCATTATTGGCTGAAGCTGGGTTTATCCAG GATGCATATGTTTTATGCAAATTGTTTCAGAAAAGTGGGTCTGGCCCCAAAAATGGTGAACAACATGGAGCACCATTCAAAGAGGAAGAATGGGACAGCGATGATGAAGGAGATGATCCCCTTTTGGCATATTACAAAATTTCAGAAAAAGTTCTTCCTGAAGTTCAACGGGGAGAATGCAGTGGTTATGCTACAACTGAGGTTCCTTTACCTGAACCTGCTGTTCAAACCTTTGTTGAGGATGACAGTCTTACTGTCATGATGGGAAATTTTACTGCTGAG ATGCCTGGAGGTAATGAAACTAGTGGTGGCGTAGTTCTGGAGGGACCTGTTCTTGAAGATGGCAATGACATCTTTTCCGGGCTAGCCGATTTGGGTGATTGGAGGGGTTTTGATGAAGTAAGCCCATCACCCTTAACCGTGGCCTATGATCATGGTCTTTGTTTAGGTTTGGACGACCTAAAATACCCATTGGAGGATAGTTCTGCACCTTCCCATTAG